The following proteins come from a genomic window of Triticum aestivum cultivar Chinese Spring chromosome 6A, IWGSC CS RefSeq v2.1, whole genome shotgun sequence:
- the LOC123127772 gene encoding uncharacterized protein, whose protein sequence is MALWLALLLGVALPAATLVAAACYAYRRRHMPRNAPPELPVGAREVVGADPSVSPGLAKLNAKYTASSGRVGVRFQQLHHHHHVRADSRHRGPGGGALQQGPFQWGDHPRLVIEAAEHGWAQFVFAVAPPKARSASSSPLWGLCPVCDAGTSRDMAEAAWEVPVGSSERLQAVRLNPVAAATGAAASSKKWLPGSLSSPLRNDQDLTSNNGLCIARMGMPLPGPPMNGTPFPQDAYFEITIIYLNTRRPEWSASRTSRRGHDGPGDSERSKLINFAPNTTDPIQETRPAKDDQGDKQRHLVMSLGLAAGTAAPARPSLAGTYASSIGFHSNGAVYLDGMKLAYESEKSAWAGVDKVVGCGFEPTKRKVYFTVDGQLVHAVSCNADAFSSPLYPVLASSFDVMALVNLGQSKFRYAPANARRTANPCFVRSASLGEGRSGSMGLDFDDSGDLFSMGRVDSGWTEASRVSKSRKESGGGTTAAGDLEPESDLFEISL, encoded by the exons ATGGCGCTATGGCTCGCGCTGCTCCTCGGCGTGGCCCTCCCCGCCGCGACGCTGGTCGCGGCCGCGTGCTACGCCTACCGGCGGCGCCACATGCCGCGTAACGCGCCGCCGGAGCTGCCGGTGGGTGCTCGTGAAGTCGTCGGCGCGGACCCGTCGGTGAGCCCCGGGCTGGCGAAGCTCAACGCCAAGTACACCGCCAGCAGCGGCCGCGTGGGCGTCCGGTTCCAGCAgttgcaccaccaccaccatgtccgCGCCGACTCCAGGCACCGGGGACCGGGCGGTGGCGCGCTGCAGCAGGGCCCGTTCCAGTGGGGCGATCACCCGCGCCTGGTGATCGAGGCGGCGGAGCACGGGTGGGCGCAGTTCGTGTTTGCCGTGGCGCCGCCCAAGGCGAGGTCGGCATCGTCGTCGCCGCTGTGGGGGCTCTGCCCGGTCTGCGACGCCGGGACCAGCCGCGACATGGCTGAGGCCGCGTGGGAGGTCCCCGTGGGGTCGTCCGAGCGGCTGCAGGCTGTGCGGCTCAACCCGGTGGCCGCGGCCACCGGCGCCGCCGCGTCCAGCAAGAAGTGGCTCCCAGGAAGCCTCTCGAGCCCGCTCCGGAACGACCAGGATCTGACAAGCAACAACGGGCTTTGCATCGCCAGGATGGGCATGCCGCTCCCGGGGCCGCCGATGAACGGCACGCCGTTCCCGCAGGACGCCTACTTCGAGATCACCATCATATATCTGAACACACGGCGCCCGGAGTGGTCGGCGTCCCGGACGAGCAGGCGTGGGCACGACGGCCCCGGCGACAGCGAACGCAGCAAGCTCATCAACTTTGCACCGAACACCACCGACCCGATCCAGGAAACCAGGCCCGCGAAAGATGACCAGGGAGACAAGCAGAGGCACTTGGTCATGTCGCTGGGCCTCGCCGCCGGGACAGCCGCACCGGCACGACCGTCGTTAGCCGGAACGTACGCGTCGTCCATCGGCTTCCACTCCAACGGCGCGGTCTACCTCGACG GGATGAAGCTGGCGTACGAATCGGAGAAGTCAGCGTGGGCGGGGGTGGACAAGGTCGTGGGCTGCGGCTTCGAGCCGACGAAGCGGAAGGTGTACTTCACGGTGGACGGGCAGCTGGTCCACGCGGTGAGCTGCAACGCCGACGCCTTCTCCAGCCCGCTGTACCCGGTGCTGGCCTCCAGCTTCGACGTGATGGCGCTGGTGAACCTCGGGCAGAGCAAGTTCCGGTACGCGCCGGCCAACGCGCGGCGCACGGCCAACCCGTGCTTCGTGCGGTCCGCGTCGCTGGGCGAGGGCCGGAGCGGCTCCATGGGGCTCGACTTCGACGACAGCGGGGACCTCTTCTCCATGGGCCGCGTCGACTCCGGCTGGACGGAGGCCTCGCGGGTTAGCAAGAGCAGGAAGGAGAGCGGCGGCGGCACGACGGCGGCCGGCGACCTCGAACCCGAGTCTGACCTCTTCGAGATCTCATTGTGA